The Zingiber officinale cultivar Zhangliang chromosome 9A, Zo_v1.1, whole genome shotgun sequence genome window below encodes:
- the LOC122018691 gene encoding myb-related protein 306-like, which yields MGRPPCCDKDGVKKGPWTPEEDIILVSYIQEHGPGNWRAVPTNTGLLRCSKSCRLRWTNYLRPGIRRGNFTDQEEKLIVHLQALLGNRWAAIASYLPERTDNDIKNHWNTHLKKKLWKLESDPKGSIQPGCRSMAKGRWEKCLQTDIGMAKRALSEALAVERPPPEASATSYASSTENISRLLQTWMKPGRRGAASGGPGRSEPASSQGSVSTSAAAAGLNEDSSPPPPPLMSYLESWLLDETEGQDGFLDDLL from the exons ATGGGAAGGCCACCGTGCTGTGACAAGGATGGCGTCAAAAAGGGGCCATGGACTCCGGAAGAGGACATAATCTTAGTCTCCTACATCCAAGAACATGGGCCTGGAAATTGGAGAGCTGTTCCTACCAATactg GGCTTTTGAGATGCAGCAAGAGTTGCAGGCTCCGGTGGACGAACTACCTCCGGCCGGGGATAAGGAGGGGAAACTTCACGGATCAAGAGGAGAAGCTCATCGTGCACCTCCAAGCTCTGCTGGGAAACAGATGGGCGGCGATCGCTTCGTATCTGCCGGAGAGGACGGACAACGACATCAAGAACCACTGGAACACGCACCTGAAGAAGAAGCTCTGGAAGCTGGAGAGCGACCCCAAGGGCAGCATCCAGCCGGGCTGCAGGTCGATGGCGAAAGGGCGGTGGGAGAAGTGCCTGCAGACGGACATCGGCATGGCGAAGAGGGCGCTCAGCGAGGCCCTGGCGGTGGAGAGGCCGCCGCCGGAGGCGTCCGCCACCAGCTACGCCTCCAGCACCGAGAACATCTCGCGACTCCTGCAGACGTGGATGAAGCCCGGCCGCCGCGGAGCCGCCTCCGGCGGGCCGGGGCGGAGCGAGCCGGCGTCGAGCCAGGGGAGCGTTAGTACGTCGGCGGCGGCTGCGGGGCTGAACGAGGACTCCTCGCCGCCTCCGCCGCCTTTGATGTCGTATCTGGAGTCGTGGCTGCTGGACGAGACCGAAGGGCAGGATGGCTTCCTGGATGATTTGCTCTGa